A single region of the Brachypodium distachyon strain Bd21 chromosome 3, Brachypodium_distachyon_v3.0, whole genome shotgun sequence genome encodes:
- the LOC100830963 gene encoding V-type proton ATPase 16 kDa proteolipid subunit, which translates to MAASVFSGDETAPFFGFLGAAAALVFSCMGAAYGTAKSGVGVASMGVMRPELVMKSIVPVVMAGVLGIYGLIIAVIISTGINPKAKPYFLFDGYAHLSSGLACGLAGLAAGMAIGIVGDAGVRANAQQPKLFVGMILILIFAEALALYGLIVGIILSSRAGQSRAD; encoded by the exons ATGGCCGCGTCCGTCTTCAGCGGCGACGAGACGGCGCCCTTCTTTGGGTTcctgggcgccgccgcggcgctggTCTTCTCGTGCATGGGCGCCGCGTACGGCACCGCCAAGAGCGGCGTCGGGGTGGCGTCGATGGGCGTCATGCGGCCGGAGCTGGTCATGAAGTCGATCGTGCCCGTCGTCATGGCGGGAGTGCTCGGCATctacgggctcatcatcgcCGTCATCATCAGCACCGGGATCAACCCCAAGGCCAAGCCCTACTTTCTCTTCGACGGATACGCGCACCTCTCCTCCGGACTCGCCTGCGGCCTCGCTGGACTCGCCGCCGGAATGGCCATCGGCATTGTCGGCGACGCCGGTGTCAG GGCGAATGCGCAGCAGCCTAAGTTGTTCGTGGGTATGATCCTCATCCTTATCTTTGCTGAAGCACTTGCGCTGTATGGCCTCATCGTCGGTATCATCTTGTCATCTCGAGCTGGTCAATCCCGAGCAGATTAG